The Prevotella herbatica genome contains the following window.
TTATTCAGCGTAACGTGAAACTCAGTGAAAGCCCTAGTCACGGACTTCCTGTAATTCTATACGATGCTGAATCTACAGGAGCTAAGAATCATCTGGCACTTGCAAAAGAAATAATAAACAAGAACTCATAAATTCTTTAATGATGATTGAATGAACATCGTCATCAATTAATAACACATCATAAGAAGAAATGGCTGTACATAAAAAATTCAACGCACTCGGAAGAGGACTTGACGCACTGATATCAACAGATGCTGTGCGCACTCAGGGTTCTTCTACCATCAACGAGATTGCTATAGACCAAATAGAAGCTAATCCTAATCAGCCTCGCCGTGAATTTGACGACGAAGCACTGCATGAATTGGCAGTAAGCATAAGAGAAATTGGTATTATCCAACCTATCACACTAAGACAAATAACTGAGAACAAATTTCAGATTATTGCTGGTGAGAGAAGATGGAGAGCTTCTCAACTTGCAGGACTTAGAGCTATTCCAGCATACATCCGTACGATAAAAGACGAGAATGTTATGGAAATGGCACTCGTTGAGAATATCCAACGTGAAGACCTGAATGCTGTCGAAATTGCACTTGCATACGAGCATCTAATGGAAGGTAGCGGAATGACACAGGAAAAAGTTTCTGAACGTGTCGGAAAAAGCCGTACAGCAATAACCAACTATCTTAGATTATTAAAACTTCCTGCACAAGTACAGATGGCTTTGCAGAAGAAGGAAATTGATATGGGACATGCACGAGCATTGCTTGCTATTGATAGTCCTGCATTACAAATAAAACTTTTCAAGGAAATACAAAAAAACGGATACTCAGTAAGAAAAGTAGAAGAACTTGTTCAGGCCTTAAAGAATGGAGAAGATATTGAAAGCGGCAAGAAGAAAATCATTGCACGCAGTCAATTGCCTGAAGAGTTCAATGAACTGAAAACACGTCTTGCTTCGTTTCTCAATACAAAAGTTCAAATGACTTGTTCGCCAAAAGGAAAGGGAAAAATTAGCATTCCTTTTGCAAATGAAGAAGAACTGGAACGGATCATGAACGTTTTCGACAAACTGAAAGATTAATATGTCTGTGAAGATACCTTCATTTATAATCATATCTGCTGCGATATTCGCTATGCCGTTCTCTGCTAAAGCACAGAATGTAAAGAATCGTATCGTTGTTCCCGATACTGCGAGTATCAAAGCTACAGATGCACTTACTCACAAAGATAGCCTTACGCTAGTGTCTAGCGACACAAAAAAGGTCAAGAAACAAAAGCGTGACTGGGCTACATGGCGTCCTGAACCAAAGAGGGCATTATGGCTAGCTCTTGTATTGCCTGGAGCTGGGCAGATTTACAACCGCAAATTCTGGAAACTACCTATCATTTACGGAGGAATAGTAGGATGCGTTTACGCTATGAAATGGAACAATCAGATGTATCATGATTATTCTCAGGCATATCTGGACATAATGGATAATGACCCTAATACAGCCAGCTATAATCAGTTTATGCATCTCGGCGCAAAAATAACAAACGAAAACCTCGCTACATATCAAAATCTTTTCAAAAATCGAAAAGACCGCTTCCGTCGTTGGAGAGACATGAGTTTCTTCGTATTAGTAGGCGTTTATGCGCTTTCTGTAATTGACGCATACGTTGATGCATCATTATCAGAATTTGATATATCAAACGATCTCAGTCTCAGTGTTGAGCCTGCTATCATAAATACTGACAACAACCGAAATCCTCTCACTTCAGGTGGTATAGGCGTGCACTGCAGCCTAAACTTCTAAAGTAAGTTGAGAAGAGAAAACATCATATATGACAAAAAATAAGTAATGAAGAAAATCTATTTATTCACCATCACCCTACTCTTTGCCGGAAACTGTGCAATGCAGGCGCAAGTTGAAAAGGATGATAATAAAAAAGAAACGGAGATTACCGTTAAAGATGCACAAGGAAAGCAAGTAACCATAGACCTTCCAGAGGCCATGACACAAGAACTTGACAGTTTGATGCATCTCTACAACACAAAGAATTATCTCAAACCTGATACAAACTGTAACATGCCGGATGTTAATCCTGTATATGATAAAGCCATTTACATGAAACGACTTAGCATGTTACCTACTGTAATAGAAATGCCGTACAATGATGTTGTGCAAACATTCATTGATAGATACAGCGGTCATCTACGTAATTCAGTTAGTTATATGTTGGGAGCTCAGAATTTCTACATGCCTATCTTTGAAGAGGCACTAGATACTTATGGTCTTCCGCTCGAACTAAAATATCTTCCTGTAATAGAATCTGCACTTAATCCATGTGCTGTTTCTAGAGTTGGAGCAACAGGTCTGTGGCAGTTTATGCTAAAGACAGCAAAGCGTTACGGACTAACAGTTAACTCTCTTGTTGACGAGCGACGCGACCCTATAAAATCTTCTTATGCAGCAGCTCACTATCTCAGCGACCTATATAAACTATATGGCGACTGGAATCTTGTAATAGCAGCATATAATTGTGGTCCTGACAAAATAAATAAAGCCATACACCGTTCAAAACAAAACGACTATTGGCAGATTTATCCTTATCTTCCAGACGAAACTAAGGGATATGTTCCTGCTTTCATCGCAGCGAACTACATCATGAACTACTATTGTGATCACAATATATGTCCAATGACTTCAGAACTTCCAGAGAAGACCGATACCATATTAGTAAATAAAGATATAAACTTTGAACAGATTTCGCATGTTCTAGGTATAAACATTGACCAGATAAGGGCTTTGAATCCACAATATCGTCATGATTTGGTTAACGGAAGCTGGCGTCCATCTGCGTTAAGATTGCCAACATTGATGATTACAAAATTCATTGATAACGAAGATTCTATTTACGCATACAAGCCAGAAGAAATGGCTAGCAAGCGTACAGAGGTAGAGGTTAACAATGAAGAACCTGTCGTTACAAAAAGCCGTTCATACAGTCGACACAAAAGCTATTCCAGATCAAGCAAATATACAAGAAAGAAGAAAAACAAGCGTAAACATGCAAGCAAAAGCGTTACCATTGGTGACGGCGATACGCTTTCTGAAATCGCAGAAAAACATAATACAACTGTTTCTAAGCTAAAGAAACTGAATGGTATTAATGGCAGTAGTATACGTGCTGGAAAGAAAATCAAAGTTAAGTAAATAAACGATACGAATATGGATGAGCATGATATGAAAGAGGCTGCACGTGAAGCTGCCGAAGATAAAATGATAACAGATGCTTTCCAGCATTTGCTTGACACCTATCTTGCGTCTCGACACAGGAAGAAAGTCGACATAATCACAAAAGCCTTTAATTTCGCCAGACAAGCTCACAAAGGTGTGAGAAGATTATCTGGTGAGCCATATATCATGCACCCTATTGCCGTTGCTCTTATTGCATGCGAAGAAATGGGACTCGGTTCAACAAGTATATGTTCAGCACTTCTGCACGATGTCGTAGAAGACACAGACTATACCGTTGAGGACATTGAAAATATATTTGGAACCAAAATAGCACAGATTGTAGACGGTCTGACTAAAATCAGTGGTGGTATTTTCGGTGATAAGGCTTCTGCACAAGCTGAAAACTTTAAGAAACTATTGCTCACGATGAGCGATGATATTCGCGTGATTCTCATCAAAATTTGTGACCGTCTTCACAATATGAGAACTCTTGTTTCGCAACCAGCCAACAAACAATATAAGATTGCAGGCGAGACCTTATATATATATGCACCGCTGGCTAATCGTTTGGGACTTAATAAGATAAAGACGGAACTTGAGGATTTAAGTTTTAAATACGAGCATCCTCAAGAATACAAAACTATACAAGATAAACTGGCTTCTACACGCGAACAGCGTGATATACTTTTTGCACAATTCACAGATCCAATACGTGAGGCTCTTGACAAGATTGGAGTACAATATCAAATCAAGGCTCGTGTAAAAAGTCCTTATTCTATTTGGAATAAGATGCAGAATAAGCATGTAACATTTGAAGAAATCTATGATATCCTTGCTGTAAGAATAATTTTTGAACCTAAAATTCGTAAGGAAGAAATCAACGAATGTTTTAACATCTACGTTGCTATAAGCCGCATATACAAGAGTCATCCAGACAGATTGCGTGACTGGTTGAATCATCCTAAGGCTAACGGATATCAAGCACTCCATGTAACTCTTATGAGTAAACAGGGCAGATGGATTGAGGTGCAAATCCGTTCAGATCACATGGACGAAGTTGCAGAACAAGGCTTTGCCGCTCATTGGAAATATAAGGACGGTGCTGAATATACTGAGGACGAAGGAGAACTAAACAATTGGTTGGGAACAATCAAGGAGATTCTTGATGATCCACAGCCAGATGCAATGGACTTCCTTGACAGTATAAAGTTAAACCTATACGCTTCTGAGATATTTGTATTTACACCTAAAGGCGAGATTAAAACAATGCCAGCAGGATGTACTGCACTTGACTTTGCATTCCAGATACACACATTCCTTGGAAGTCATTGTATCGGAGCAAAGGTTAATCATAAACTTGTACCTTTAAGTCACAAATTAAATAGTGGCGACCAAGTAGAAATACTCACAAGTAAGTCACAGCATGTGCAGCCTTCATGGATCAATTTCGTTTCTACCGCTAAAGCAAGAGCGAAGATACAGGCTATTCTGCGTCGTGACGACCGTGAAGTTCAGAAGAATGGAGAGAGCGTGCTAAATGCATGGCTCACAAACAACAGCTTAGAACTCACATCTTCTGTATTGGATAAGCTATGCGATTTCCATGATGTGCAGAAACCAGAAGACTTATTCCTTGCTCTTGGCGAAAAGAAAATTATATTAGGAGAAAGAGATCTTGACGAGTTGCTTGGTAAGGTTAAGAAAGAAATAACTAATTCTGGATGGCGCAAATATGTACCATTCCTCCACGGCAAGAAGGACGATAAGGATAAAGATGAAGAAGATGAAATAAATAATCTGTTTATCGTTAACAAAGACTTCAAGAAAAAGAAGCCTGTAATCATTAGCGAAGAAACAATTAATATGTTTATATTCCCAGCCTGTTGCCACCCTATACCTGGTGATGACATACTAGGATATATTGATAATAAGAACCATATCGAAATTCACAAGCGTGCATGTCCTGTAGCAAGCCGACTAAAATCTAGCTACGGCAATCGTATTCTTGATGCAAAATGGGATATGCATAAACAGATGTATTTTGATGCTACTATCGAGATAAGAGGTATTGACCGCAAAGGTATGCTTCAAGATGTAGCAGAAGTGATTTCTTCACGTATGAACCTTAACATTCATAAGGTTACTATCAATAGTGACGAAGGCATCTTTGATGGTAGTATTGAGGTTAAAGTACATGACAGAGACGAAGTAAGAGACATTATGGAAAACTTAAAAGATATAGATGATTTGCAGGAAGTAATGCAAATTATGTAAAACGCAAACAACGACCTTGTACCTTAAATAATAAGAGCTGATATATAATACTAAACAAACAAAACTATGAAAAAAATAATAATAATGTTTGCAGCTATCTTTATGGCTGCAAACATCAATGCCGCAAACAAGTATGACAATCCCGACACGCTTTTCGTTGCACGTGACGGGACTGCTGAATTTCGTAACGTATCAGAAGCCATTGAAGTATGTCGTGCATTCATGGACTACCACAAGGTTATCTTCGTTAAGAAAGGCATTTACAAAGAAAAGTTAGTCATTCCTTCATGGCTCAACAACATAGAGATTTGCGGAGAAGACCGTGACAATACCATTATCACGTATGATGATCACGCAAATATAAAGATTCCTGAGACTGGCAAACCAATGGGAACATTTCGCACATATACGTTGAAGATTGAAGGAAACGATATCAAACTAAAGAATATTACAATTGAAAACAATTCAGCAAGACTTGGACAAGCTGTATCACTCCACACGGAAGGTGATCGACTGACATTTGTGAATTGCAACTTCCTAGGACACCAAGATACGATATTCACAGGCATAGCTGGCACTCGCCTTTACTTCGCTGATTGCTATATTGAGGGAACAACAGACTTTATCTTTGGTCCTGCCATAGCTTGGTTTGAATACTGCACAATAAAGAGTAAGGCTGATAGTTATGTCACTGCTGCATCTACACCAGTTGATCAACCTTATGGTTATATATTCAATCACTGCAAACTGATAGCACAAGACGGTGTAAGCAAAGTTTATCTGGGTCGTCCTTGGCGTCCATACGCCTGCACAGTGTTTATGAACAGTGAACTGGGCAAACATATAAGACCAGAAGGATGGGAAAACTGGAAAAATCCTGAGAATGAAAAGACTGCCCGTTATTCAGAATACAACAACAATGGTGCTGGAGCTAACAATTCAGGCAGAGTGAAATGGGCACACCAACTTTCAAAGAAGGAAGCAGCTAATATTACAGTAGAAAATGTATTCAAGCAATGCACAAACTGGATTC
Protein-coding sequences here:
- a CDS encoding DUF5683 domain-containing protein — protein: MSVKIPSFIIISAAIFAMPFSAKAQNVKNRIVVPDTASIKATDALTHKDSLTLVSSDTKKVKKQKRDWATWRPEPKRALWLALVLPGAGQIYNRKFWKLPIIYGGIVGCVYAMKWNNQMYHDYSQAYLDIMDNDPNTASYNQFMHLGAKITNENLATYQNLFKNRKDRFRRWRDMSFFVLVGVYALSVIDAYVDASLSEFDISNDLSLSVEPAIINTDNNRNPLTSGGIGVHCSLNF
- a CDS encoding pectinesterase family protein, with amino-acid sequence MKKIIIMFAAIFMAANINAANKYDNPDTLFVARDGTAEFRNVSEAIEVCRAFMDYHKVIFVKKGIYKEKLVIPSWLNNIEICGEDRDNTIITYDDHANIKIPETGKPMGTFRTYTLKIEGNDIKLKNITIENNSARLGQAVSLHTEGDRLTFVNCNFLGHQDTIFTGIAGTRLYFADCYIEGTTDFIFGPAIAWFEYCTIKSKADSYVTAASTPVDQPYGYIFNHCKLIAQDGVSKVYLGRPWRPYACTVFMNSELGKHIRPEGWENWKNPENEKTARYSEYNNNGAGANNSGRVKWAHQLSKKEAANITVENVFKQCTNWIPSMNK
- a CDS encoding lytic transglycosylase domain-containing protein; amino-acid sequence: MKKIYLFTITLLFAGNCAMQAQVEKDDNKKETEITVKDAQGKQVTIDLPEAMTQELDSLMHLYNTKNYLKPDTNCNMPDVNPVYDKAIYMKRLSMLPTVIEMPYNDVVQTFIDRYSGHLRNSVSYMLGAQNFYMPIFEEALDTYGLPLELKYLPVIESALNPCAVSRVGATGLWQFMLKTAKRYGLTVNSLVDERRDPIKSSYAAAHYLSDLYKLYGDWNLVIAAYNCGPDKINKAIHRSKQNDYWQIYPYLPDETKGYVPAFIAANYIMNYYCDHNICPMTSELPEKTDTILVNKDINFEQISHVLGINIDQIRALNPQYRHDLVNGSWRPSALRLPTLMITKFIDNEDSIYAYKPEEMASKRTEVEVNNEEPVVTKSRSYSRHKSYSRSSKYTRKKKNKRKHASKSVTIGDGDTLSEIAEKHNTTVSKLKKLNGINGSSIRAGKKIKVK
- a CDS encoding RelA/SpoT family protein, which produces MDEHDMKEAAREAAEDKMITDAFQHLLDTYLASRHRKKVDIITKAFNFARQAHKGVRRLSGEPYIMHPIAVALIACEEMGLGSTSICSALLHDVVEDTDYTVEDIENIFGTKIAQIVDGLTKISGGIFGDKASAQAENFKKLLLTMSDDIRVILIKICDRLHNMRTLVSQPANKQYKIAGETLYIYAPLANRLGLNKIKTELEDLSFKYEHPQEYKTIQDKLASTREQRDILFAQFTDPIREALDKIGVQYQIKARVKSPYSIWNKMQNKHVTFEEIYDILAVRIIFEPKIRKEEINECFNIYVAISRIYKSHPDRLRDWLNHPKANGYQALHVTLMSKQGRWIEVQIRSDHMDEVAEQGFAAHWKYKDGAEYTEDEGELNNWLGTIKEILDDPQPDAMDFLDSIKLNLYASEIFVFTPKGEIKTMPAGCTALDFAFQIHTFLGSHCIGAKVNHKLVPLSHKLNSGDQVEILTSKSQHVQPSWINFVSTAKARAKIQAILRRDDREVQKNGESVLNAWLTNNSLELTSSVLDKLCDFHDVQKPEDLFLALGEKKIILGERDLDELLGKVKKEITNSGWRKYVPFLHGKKDDKDKDEEDEINNLFIVNKDFKKKKPVIISEETINMFIFPACCHPIPGDDILGYIDNKNHIEIHKRACPVASRLKSSYGNRILDAKWDMHKQMYFDATIEIRGIDRKGMLQDVAEVISSRMNLNIHKVTINSDEGIFDGSIEVKVHDRDEVRDIMENLKDIDDLQEVMQIM
- a CDS encoding ParB/RepB/Spo0J family partition protein; translated protein: MAVHKKFNALGRGLDALISTDAVRTQGSSTINEIAIDQIEANPNQPRREFDDEALHELAVSIREIGIIQPITLRQITENKFQIIAGERRWRASQLAGLRAIPAYIRTIKDENVMEMALVENIQREDLNAVEIALAYEHLMEGSGMTQEKVSERVGKSRTAITNYLRLLKLPAQVQMALQKKEIDMGHARALLAIDSPALQIKLFKEIQKNGYSVRKVEELVQALKNGEDIESGKKKIIARSQLPEEFNELKTRLASFLNTKVQMTCSPKGKGKISIPFANEEELERIMNVFDKLKD